One region of Roseovarius faecimaris genomic DNA includes:
- a CDS encoding amidase, producing MTELCFLSATEVLARFRDGTLSPVEYLEALIARTDAVNPVLNCYTETYFDEARDQAKAAQEAYAKGDARALEGLPVAIKDVHNWEGKRTTQGSWALGHEPDSVTDPIIERLLGAGAIAIARTTTPEFCLAGVCWSDRYGITRNPHNPAFAPGGSSGGSGAALAAGMVPLATGTDIGGSIRIPASACGLVGFKPPHGRNPDGPPACFDPYNHCGVLSRTVGDTALAQNVISGPHPRDHDSLRERVVIPERFDPAPLRIAWSMDLGYVPVDEDVRATTMEALEVFRAAGCTVEEVEIGFTREMEDQAIAWYSAMQFGRLPLWLREAYGDRMTPYALHAARASEALSVDEAARSWEACHAMYQVIGPLLERYDVLICPTLTFASLKADHDPLQEGFTVAGEVVDAEFGCYLAHQFNMMSNLPVMSVPSGRDRNGVPTGIQIVGRSFDDLTVFRAAMLYEASAPEQFLPGAGMPMTG from the coding sequence ATGACCGAACTTTGCTTTCTGTCCGCCACCGAGGTGCTGGCCCGGTTTCGCGACGGCACCCTGTCTCCGGTGGAGTATCTTGAGGCGCTGATCGCGCGGACGGATGCCGTGAACCCGGTGCTGAACTGCTATACCGAGACCTATTTCGACGAGGCCCGCGACCAGGCCAAGGCGGCGCAAGAGGCTTATGCCAAGGGTGACGCGCGGGCGCTGGAAGGGCTACCGGTGGCGATCAAGGATGTGCATAACTGGGAAGGCAAGCGCACGACGCAAGGCTCCTGGGCGCTGGGGCATGAGCCCGATAGCGTCACCGATCCGATCATCGAACGCCTGCTGGGCGCGGGCGCCATTGCCATTGCGCGCACCACCACGCCGGAGTTCTGCCTGGCCGGGGTGTGCTGGTCCGACCGGTATGGGATCACCCGCAACCCGCATAACCCGGCGTTTGCGCCCGGAGGCTCTTCGGGCGGGTCGGGTGCTGCGCTGGCGGCGGGCATGGTGCCGCTGGCCACGGGCACGGATATCGGCGGGTCGATCCGCATTCCGGCCTCGGCCTGTGGCCTCGTGGGCTTCAAGCCGCCGCATGGGCGCAACCCGGACGGGCCCCCCGCCTGTTTCGATCCCTACAATCACTGTGGCGTGCTGAGCCGCACGGTGGGCGATACCGCATTGGCGCAGAACGTCATTTCGGGGCCGCATCCGCGCGATCACGACAGCCTGCGCGAGCGCGTGGTCATCCCCGAACGGTTCGATCCGGCCCCGCTGCGTATCGCGTGGTCGATGGACCTGGGCTATGTGCCGGTCGATGAGGATGTGCGCGCCACGACGATGGAGGCGCTCGAGGTGTTCCGCGCGGCGGGCTGCACCGTCGAGGAGGTCGAGATCGGCTTTACCCGCGAGATGGAGGATCAGGCCATCGCCTGGTATTCGGCGATGCAATTCGGGCGGCTGCCCTTGTGGCTGCGCGAGGCGTATGGCGACCGGATGACGCCCTATGCGCTGCATGCCGCGCGCGCCTCCGAGGCATTGAGCGTGGATGAGGCGGCGCGCAGCTGGGAGGCGTGTCATGCGATGTATCAGGTCATCGGGCCACTGCTGGAACGCTATGACGTTCTGATCTGCCCGACGCTGACCTTTGCCAGCCTGAAGGCGGACCATGACCCGTTGCAGGAGGGGTTCACGGTGGCGGGCGAGGTGGTGGATGCCGAGTTTGGCTGCTACCTCGCGCATCAGTTCAACATGATGTCGAACCTGCCGGTCATGTCGGTGCCCTCGGGGCGGGACCGCAACGGCGTACCGACCGGCATTCAGATTGTCGGGCGCAGCTTTGACGATCTGACGGTGTTCCGGGCGGCGATGCTCTATGAGGCGTCCGCACCCGAACAATTCCTGCCCGGCGCAGGCATGCCGATGACGGGCTGA
- a CDS encoding mandelate racemase/muconate lactonizing enzyme family protein, with product MKLKDLDIIITSPPAPGWGGRYWILVKLTTEDGITGWGECYASTVSPEAMRPVIEDVFARHMAGESPENIELMFRRVYSSGFTQRPDLTVMGAWSGLEIACWDILGKARGRPVWALLGGKMNARIRAYTYLYPLPHHDIAAFWTSPEMAAESAADAVARGYTAVKFDPAGPYTLRGGHMPALTDISLSVAVCKAVREAVGDKADLLFGTHGQFTTGGAIRLAKALEPYSPLWYEEPIPPDNVAQMARVAGATSIPVATGERLTTKAEFAPVLRQGAATILQPALGRAGGIWEMKKVAAMAEVYNAQMAPHLYAGPVEWAANIAFAVSIPNILMCETIETPFHDALIKGSIRVEDGFITAPEAPGLGIEVDEALARAHPFTGTGLHLEMQEAPCDYANGNAFQGGAPTEE from the coding sequence ATGAAGCTCAAGGATCTCGATATCATCATCACCTCGCCGCCCGCGCCGGGCTGGGGCGGGCGCTACTGGATCCTGGTCAAGCTGACCACCGAGGACGGGATCACCGGCTGGGGCGAATGCTATGCCAGCACGGTTTCCCCCGAGGCGATGCGCCCTGTGATCGAGGATGTGTTCGCGCGCCACATGGCGGGCGAAAGCCCCGAGAATATCGAGCTGATGTTCCGCAGGGTTTATTCCAGCGGCTTCACCCAGCGGCCCGATCTGACGGTGATGGGCGCGTGGTCGGGGCTGGAAATTGCCTGTTGGGACATCTTAGGCAAGGCGCGGGGGCGGCCGGTCTGGGCGCTTCTGGGCGGGAAGATGAACGCGCGCATCCGTGCCTATACCTATCTTTATCCCCTGCCCCATCACGATATCGCCGCCTTCTGGACCTCGCCCGAGATGGCCGCCGAAAGTGCGGCCGATGCGGTGGCGCGGGGGTATACGGCGGTAAAGTTCGACCCCGCCGGCCCCTACACGCTGCGCGGCGGGCATATGCCCGCGCTCACGGATATTTCGCTGAGCGTGGCGGTCTGCAAGGCGGTGCGCGAGGCGGTGGGCGACAAGGCCGATCTGCTGTTTGGCACCCACGGGCAATTCACGACCGGCGGGGCGATCCGGCTGGCCAAGGCGCTGGAGCCCTACAGCCCGCTCTGGTATGAGGAGCCCATTCCGCCCGACAATGTGGCCCAGATGGCGCGGGTGGCGGGGGCCACGTCGATCCCCGTCGCGACCGGTGAGCGGCTGACCACCAAGGCGGAGTTCGCGCCGGTCCTGCGGCAGGGGGCGGCGACGATCCTGCAACCCGCCCTGGGGCGCGCAGGGGGCATCTGGGAGATGAAGAAAGTGGCCGCCATGGCCGAGGTCTATAACGCGCAGATGGCCCCGCATCTTTATGCCGGTCCCGTGGAATGGGCGGCCAATATCGCCTTCGCGGTGTCGATCCCCAATATCCTGATGTGCGAGACGATCGAGACCCCGTTCCATGACGCGCTGATCAAGGGCTCGATCCGGGTGGAGGACGGCTTCATCACAGCTCCAGAGGCGCCGGGGCTGGGGATCGAAGTGGACGAGGCGCTGGCCCGCGCGCATCCCTTCACCGGCACGGGGCTGCATCTGGAGATGCAGGAAGCGCCCTGTGACTATGCCAATGGCAATGCGTTTCAGGGCGGGGCGCCTACGGAGGAGTGA
- a CDS encoding AEC family transporter, which yields MQALLDVILPVFSVIGFGYLAVRVGWFSTGGVDGLMKFTQNFAIPCLLFLSIARLDLAQVFEWELLLSFYTGSSAGFFLGLFGARLLFHRAWDEAVAIGFCCLFSNSVLLGLALTERAYGADALEANFAIIAVHSPFCYGLGITVMEIVRAQGQPGGRVPGKVLRAMFSNALVIGIGLGFIVNLTGLVLPAVLMDGLDLMARAALPAAIFGMGGVLAQYRPEGDLRVVFYICLVALVVHPAITRSLAWVFDLSTPATRSAVITAAMAPGVNSYIFANMYGVARRVAATSVLVATVLSIGTAWVWLGVLP from the coding sequence ATGCAGGCGCTTCTCGATGTCATCCTGCCGGTCTTTTCGGTGATCGGCTTTGGCTATCTGGCGGTGCGGGTCGGCTGGTTCTCGACCGGGGGCGTCGACGGGCTGATGAAGTTCACCCAGAATTTCGCCATCCCCTGCCTGCTCTTTCTCTCCATCGCCCGGCTCGACCTTGCGCAAGTGTTTGAGTGGGAATTGCTGCTCAGCTTTTATACCGGCTCCAGCGCGGGGTTCTTCCTGGGTCTTTTCGGGGCCAGGCTCCTTTTTCATCGCGCCTGGGACGAGGCGGTGGCGATCGGCTTCTGCTGTCTGTTTTCCAACTCCGTCCTGCTTGGCCTCGCGCTGACCGAACGCGCCTATGGCGCGGACGCGCTGGAGGCCAACTTCGCCATCATCGCGGTGCATTCGCCGTTTTGCTACGGGCTCGGGATTACGGTGATGGAGATCGTCCGCGCCCAGGGTCAGCCGGGCGGGCGCGTGCCGGGCAAGGTGCTGCGCGCGATGTTTTCCAACGCTTTGGTGATCGGGATCGGCCTTGGCTTCATCGTCAACCTCACGGGGCTCGTGCTGCCCGCCGTTCTGATGGACGGGCTTGACCTGATGGCCCGCGCGGCTTTGCCTGCCGCAATCTTCGGCATGGGCGGGGTGCTGGCGCAATACCGGCCCGAGGGGGATCTGCGCGTTGTGTTCTATATCTGCCTTGTGGCGCTGGTGGTGCACCCGGCCATCACCCGCAGCCTTGCCTGGGTGTTCGATCTCAGCACGCCCGCCACCCGCTCGGCAGTGATCACGGCGGCCATGGCGCCGGGGGTGAACAGCTATATCTTTGCCAATATGTACGGGGTCGCGCGCCGGGTGGCGGCCACCTCGGTGCTGGTGGCGACCGTGCTGTCCATTGGCACGGCCTGGGTGTGGCTGGGGGTCCTGCCTTGA
- a CDS encoding MBL fold metallo-hydrolase produces the protein MAVRRFTILGCGSSGGVPRLGGHWGDCDPEEPRNYRRRCSMLIEQEGEGGTTRVLIDASPDLRAQLLDAGVGELDAVVFTHAHADHVHGLDDLRMIVFNMKRRLPVWADGDTQNALYDRFAYAFIQPEGSPYPPILDMHTIKGDMVIEGAGGPIPMTPFEVGHGSIEALGFRVGDLAYLPDVATIPEEVWPVLTGLDTFICDALRRTPHPTHSHLEQTLEWLHRAAPRQGILTNMHIDMDYRTLVGETPDFITPAYDMMTLTFEV, from the coding sequence ATGGCGGTCCGGCGGTTCACCATTCTCGGCTGCGGCTCCTCGGGCGGGGTGCCGCGCCTGGGCGGCCACTGGGGCGATTGCGACCCCGAAGAGCCGCGCAACTATCGCCGCCGCTGCTCAATGCTGATCGAGCAGGAAGGCGAGGGCGGCACCACCCGCGTTCTCATTGACGCCTCGCCCGATCTGCGGGCGCAGCTTCTCGATGCGGGCGTGGGCGAGCTTGATGCCGTGGTCTTCACCCATGCCCATGCCGATCATGTGCACGGGCTTGATGATCTGCGCATGATCGTCTTCAACATGAAGCGCCGCCTGCCGGTCTGGGCCGATGGCGATACACAGAACGCGCTTTATGACCGCTTCGCCTATGCCTTCATCCAACCCGAAGGCTCGCCCTATCCGCCGATCCTCGACATGCACACGATCAAGGGCGATATGGTGATCGAGGGGGCCGGCGGGCCGATCCCGATGACCCCGTTCGAGGTGGGGCACGGCTCGATCGAGGCGCTGGGGTTCCGGGTTGGAGACCTCGCCTATCTGCCCGACGTGGCCACCATCCCCGAGGAGGTCTGGCCCGTGCTGACAGGGCTCGACACCTTCATCTGCGATGCCCTGCGCCGCACCCCCCACCCGACGCATTCGCATCTTGAGCAGACGCTCGAATGGCTGCACCGTGCCGCCCCCCGGCAGGGCATCCTGACCAATATGCATATCGACATGGACTATCGGACCCTTGTCGGTGAAACCCCAGATTTCATCACGCCGGCCTATGACATGATGACCCTCACATTCGAGGTCTGA
- a CDS encoding TatD family hydrolase, whose product MTRPEITDSHCHLDFPDFEQERAAVVARAVEAGVTRMVTICTRLRNEPAVRAIAEAHAPVFYAAGTHPMSVAEEPMATVDELIQLAQHPKFVGIGETGLDYHYTSESAAVQQESLRLHIEAARQTGLPLIIHARDADDDMARILTEEYRAGAYTCVMHCFSSSAALATAALDLGFYLSMSGIAAFPRSTDLREIFSAAPVDRILVETDAPYLAPPPHRGKRNEPAFTLHTAQVGADVFSMDWPEFAAQTQANFDRLFWKVARFEAAA is encoded by the coding sequence ATGACACGCCCAGAGATCACCGACAGCCATTGCCACCTCGACTTCCCCGATTTCGAGCAAGAGCGCGCCGCCGTTGTCGCCCGCGCCGTCGAGGCAGGGGTGACCCGCATGGTCACGATCTGCACGCGGCTGCGCAATGAACCCGCGGTGCGCGCCATTGCCGAGGCGCATGCGCCCGTCTTCTACGCCGCAGGCACCCACCCGATGAGCGTGGCCGAAGAGCCGATGGCGACGGTGGACGAGCTGATCCAACTGGCGCAGCATCCGAAGTTCGTGGGCATCGGTGAGACCGGGCTTGATTATCACTACACCTCCGAAAGTGCCGCCGTGCAGCAGGAGAGCCTGCGCCTGCATATCGAGGCCGCACGCCAGACCGGCCTGCCGCTGATCATCCATGCCCGCGACGCCGATGACGACATGGCCCGCATCCTGACCGAGGAATACCGCGCCGGGGCCTATACCTGCGTCATGCATTGCTTTTCGTCCTCCGCGGCCCTCGCCACAGCTGCGCTTGATCTCGGGTTTTACCTGTCAATGTCGGGCATTGCCGCCTTCCCGCGCTCGACCGATCTGCGCGAGATTTTCAGCGCCGCACCCGTTGACCGCATTCTGGTGGAAACCGACGCGCCCTATCTCGCGCCGCCACCGCATCGCGGCAAGCGCAACGAACCGGCCTTTACCCTGCACACCGCACAGGTGGGGGCCGATGTGTTCAGCATGGACTGGCCCGAGTTTGCCGCCCAGACGCAGGCCAATTTCGACCGGCTCTTCTGGAAGGTGGCCCGGTTCGAGGCCGCCGCGTGA
- a CDS encoding DNA polymerase III subunit delta' yields MSDTAPEPDRVEGAPHPRETLQLYGQDAAQAAFLDAYNTGRLHHGWLLTGPRGVGKATLAWRIARFLLATPEAQEGGLFGDAPPRPTSLDISPDHPVARRIAAGSDPGLHLLRRGGAGTTERDRQKNFEEGKFSAFIRVDEIRELARFIHLSAVDAGRRVVIVDAADEMNTAAANALLKMLEEPPERTTLLLVSHQPARLLPTIRSRCRALRLAPLSPPDLNAALVQAGVGDALPDALAELAAGSVGNALRLTHQGGLALYQELLAILASLPRLDRPRALKLADAVSARGAGEMPDLLFTLTDLALARLARSGATGTPPAVEAAPGEAATFARLAPDAHTARKWADLAQQITARARQGRAVNLDPAALVLDMVFQMQSTAVR; encoded by the coding sequence ATGAGCGACACCGCGCCCGAGCCGGACCGCGTCGAGGGCGCGCCGCACCCGCGCGAAACTCTGCAGCTTTACGGACAGGATGCGGCACAGGCCGCCTTTCTCGACGCCTATAACACAGGCCGGTTGCATCATGGCTGGCTGCTCACCGGGCCGCGCGGCGTGGGCAAGGCGACGCTGGCCTGGCGCATCGCGCGCTTCCTTCTGGCCACGCCCGAGGCGCAGGAGGGCGGGCTCTTTGGCGATGCGCCGCCTCGGCCCACATCGCTCGATATCTCGCCCGATCATCCCGTCGCGCGCCGGATCGCGGCAGGTTCCGACCCGGGGCTGCACCTGCTGCGCCGGGGCGGGGCGGGCACCACCGAACGGGACCGTCAGAAGAATTTCGAAGAGGGCAAGTTCTCGGCTTTCATCCGCGTCGATGAAATCCGCGAGCTTGCCCGGTTCATCCATCTCAGCGCCGTCGATGCCGGTCGCCGGGTGGTGATCGTCGATGCCGCCGACGAGATGAACACCGCCGCCGCCAACGCATTGCTGAAAATGCTGGAGGAACCGCCCGAGCGCACCACGCTGCTCCTGGTCTCGCATCAGCCCGCGCGGCTTTTGCCCACCATCCGCTCCCGTTGCCGCGCCTTGCGGCTTGCGCCGTTGTCCCCGCCTGACCTCAACGCGGCGCTCGTGCAGGCCGGTGTCGGGGATGCGCTGCCCGATGCGCTCGCTGAACTGGCGGCGGGGTCGGTCGGCAACGCCCTGCGCCTGACGCATCAGGGCGGGCTCGCGCTCTACCAGGAGCTTCTGGCCATCCTCGCCTCCCTGCCGCGGCTCGACCGCCCGCGCGCGCTGAAACTGGCTGACGCGGTCTCGGCCCGCGGGGCAGGGGAGATGCCCGACCTTCTCTTTACCCTCACCGATCTCGCGCTGGCCCGGCTGGCCCGCAGCGGGGCCACCGGCACCCCGCCCGCCGTCGAAGCCGCCCCCGGCGAGGCCGCCACCTTTGCCCGGCTGGCACCCGATGCGCATACGGCCCGGAAATGGGCTGATCTTGCGCAACAGATCACCGCCCGTGCGCGTCAGGGCCGCGCGGTGAACCTTGACCCTGCCGCGCTCGTCTTAGATATGGTGTTCCAGATGCAATCGACCGCCGTCCGCTGA
- the tmk gene encoding dTMP kinase, translating into MTAGGVFISFEGIDGSGKSTQARLLADWLEGQGRDVILTREPGGSPGAEEIRKLVLEGEPDRWSAETELLLFAAARRDHLERTIRPALAAGQVVICDRFADSTRMYQGLRSGDMRAKVDALHDLMIGHEPDLTLLIDMDPELGLGRALSRGTGEERFESFGSGLQARMRAGFLALAKEFPDRIAVIDGAQPVEDVAEAVQAVVAGRLG; encoded by the coding sequence TTGACCGCAGGCGGCGTGTTTATCAGCTTTGAGGGGATCGACGGCTCGGGCAAATCCACCCAGGCGCGGCTTCTGGCCGACTGGCTGGAGGGGCAGGGGCGTGATGTGATCCTCACCCGTGAGCCGGGCGGCAGCCCCGGGGCCGAGGAAATCCGCAAGCTGGTGCTCGAAGGCGAGCCCGACCGCTGGTCCGCCGAGACCGAGCTTTTGCTGTTCGCCGCCGCCCGCCGCGATCATCTGGAGCGCACCATCCGGCCCGCGCTGGCCGCTGGGCAGGTGGTGATTTGTGACCGCTTCGCGGACTCGACCCGCATGTATCAGGGCCTGCGCAGCGGCGACATGCGTGCCAAGGTGGACGCGCTGCATGATCTGATGATCGGGCACGAGCCGGACCTGACCCTGCTGATCGACATGGACCCCGAACTGGGCCTTGGCCGCGCCCTGTCGCGCGGCACCGGCGAAGAGCGTTTCGAAAGCTTCGGCTCCGGCCTGCAGGCGCGGATGCGCGCGGGCTTTCTGGCGCTGGCGAAGGAGTTTCCGGACCGGATTGCCGTGATCGACGGCGCGCAGCCGGTCGAGGACGTGGCCGAGGCGGTGCAGGCCGTGGTCGCGGGGCGGCTGGGATGA
- a CDS encoding D-alanyl-D-alanine carboxypeptidase family protein: MTRLLPLLTLVLALCGLTGAADAFETRAKSAFVMDVTTGTVLMQKNADVPLPPASMSKLMTLYVAFEAIRDGRLSMAEKLPVSKHAMSFGGSTMFLDTTDRVTVEDLIRGIIVLSGNDACVVIAEALSPDGTEAGFARYMTQRAQQMGMTNSTFVNASGWPAAGHRMSMRDLALLARHLIEDFPQYYPMFAETEFKFDGRAPQNTQNRNPLLKLGIGADGLKTGHTQEAGFGLVGSALQGDRRVVFVISGLDTAQARAQEAEAIVNWAFRQFTQKELVRSGTEVARARVWMGDAESVGLTVDKDVSSLIPVLASGGIKGEVIYTGPLRAPVMKGDTVGELVFSPEGLPETRVPLVAMEDVLKGGFMPRIRTVSQLLLTRLQQGPEGAL, encoded by the coding sequence ATGACCCGACTGCTGCCCCTTCTGACCCTCGTTCTGGCGCTTTGTGGCCTGACCGGGGCTGCTGACGCCTTCGAGACACGGGCCAAATCGGCCTTCGTGATGGATGTGACCACAGGCACCGTCCTGATGCAGAAGAATGCCGATGTGCCGCTTCCGCCTGCATCCATGTCCAAGCTGATGACGCTCTATGTGGCCTTCGAGGCCATTCGCGACGGGCGCCTTTCCATGGCCGAGAAACTGCCGGTCTCGAAACACGCGATGAGCTTTGGCGGCTCCACCATGTTTCTCGACACCACCGACCGGGTGACCGTCGAGGATCTCATTCGCGGGATCATCGTGCTCAGCGGCAACGACGCCTGTGTCGTGATCGCCGAGGCGCTCAGCCCCGACGGGACCGAGGCCGGTTTCGCCCGTTACATGACCCAGCGCGCGCAACAGATGGGCATGACAAACTCGACCTTCGTGAACGCTTCGGGCTGGCCTGCCGCCGGGCACCGGATGTCGATGCGTGACCTGGCGCTGCTGGCGCGGCACCTGATCGAGGATTTCCCGCAATATTACCCGATGTTCGCCGAGACCGAGTTCAAGTTCGATGGTCGCGCGCCGCAAAACACCCAGAACCGCAATCCCCTGCTGAAACTGGGGATCGGCGCCGACGGGCTCAAGACCGGCCACACCCAGGAGGCGGGCTTTGGCCTTGTCGGATCGGCCCTGCAGGGCGACCGGCGGGTGGTCTTCGTGATCTCCGGGCTCGACACCGCCCAGGCCCGCGCGCAGGAGGCCGAGGCGATCGTCAACTGGGCCTTCCGCCAGTTCACCCAGAAAGAGCTGGTACGCTCGGGCACCGAGGTGGCGCGCGCCAGGGTCTGGATGGGCGATGCCGAAAGCGTGGGCCTGACCGTGGACAAGGATGTCAGCTCGCTCATTCCGGTGCTGGCCTCGGGCGGCATCAAGGGTGAGGTGATCTATACCGGCCCGCTGCGCGCGCCTGTGATGAAGGGCGATACTGTGGGCGAGCTTGTGTTCTCTCCCGAGGGACTGCCCGAGACCCGCGTGCCGCTGGTGGCGATGGAGGATGTGCTCAAAGGCGGCTTCATGCCCCGCATCAGGACCGTGTCCCAACTGCTTCTGACCCGGCTGCAACAGGGGCCCGAGGGCGCGCTTTGA
- a CDS encoding SPOR domain-containing protein — MTLLRTGVGSGQRKLMISMISLAALASCEEVQQFNLFQPKPQAEAGTEATATAKATRLVERDVEAPEVFQVTDSGLWDGRPSLGGVWVAHPEVGEPERVIIRNQANNKFVIGALFRRERENPGPILQVSSDAAAALGMLAGAPAQLQVTALRRETAPEDTGADEAMTEELAAPDSIEATALDPVAGAAAAIDEAEAATATAAAAPASAPTPAPKPQTSSLSKPYIQIGIFSIEQNANNTATAMRQAGMVPTVKEQSASGKTFWRVIVGPAANSAERSALLKKIKGIGFDDAYPVTN, encoded by the coding sequence ATGACACTTCTTCGGACAGGCGTTGGGAGCGGGCAGCGCAAACTCATGATTTCTATGATCAGTCTGGCGGCGCTCGCTAGCTGTGAAGAGGTCCAGCAGTTCAATCTGTTCCAGCCCAAGCCGCAGGCCGAGGCGGGCACAGAAGCCACCGCCACCGCCAAAGCCACGCGTCTTGTCGAGCGCGATGTCGAGGCGCCCGAGGTGTTTCAGGTCACCGACAGCGGGCTCTGGGATGGCCGTCCCTCGCTTGGCGGTGTCTGGGTGGCGCATCCTGAGGTGGGTGAGCCCGAGCGTGTGATCATCCGCAACCAGGCCAACAACAAGTTCGTCATCGGCGCGCTGTTCCGCCGGGAGCGCGAGAATCCGGGCCCGATCCTGCAGGTGTCCTCCGATGCCGCCGCGGCGCTCGGGATGCTTGCCGGGGCGCCCGCGCAGCTTCAGGTCACCGCGCTGCGCCGGGAGACGGCCCCCGAAGACACCGGCGCCGATGAGGCCATGACCGAAGAGCTGGCCGCGCCGGACTCGATCGAGGCCACAGCTCTCGATCCCGTGGCCGGGGCCGCCGCCGCGATTGACGAGGCCGAAGCCGCCACCGCCACTGCCGCCGCGGCACCCGCTTCTGCACCCACGCCCGCGCCCAAGCCGCAGACCTCTTCACTGTCCAAACCCTATATCCAGATCGGCATCTTCTCGATCGAGCAGAATGCCAACAATACCGCGACCGCCATGCGTCAGGCCGGCATGGTGCCCACCGTCAAGGAACAGTCCGCCTCGGGCAAGACCTTCTGGCGCGTGATCGTGGGCCCCGCCGCCAACAGTGCCGAACGCTCGGCCCTGCTCAAGAAAATCAAGGGGATCGGCTTTGACGATGCCTATCCCGTGACCAACTGA
- a CDS encoding LysR substrate-binding domain-containing protein: MKSHHLPPLDLLVPFEASARLGSFTRAAEELSVTQSAVSQRVRKLESLLDIPLFDREHRAIVLTAQGRELLNGVKVALQHLTSATQSLRQRDTRPFLRLGCDTSIAQLWLLPRLAPLLTQETPFAIDLIASDQEQEVLSADVAVMHGDGNWPGFVARPLFADEIYPVCAPDYLARRPISTPDDLLRADLIDLDYMHWNWMNWGIWMTETGLDPSAARILMRTNSYMALLDAARAGLGVALGWDHLVEAALRDGSLVRPLAESTDTHFGYHILLRQGASENAHQLAQLIYTSV, from the coding sequence ATGAAAAGCCATCACCTTCCTCCGCTCGATCTGCTCGTGCCTTTCGAGGCCTCGGCACGGCTCGGCAGTTTCACCCGCGCCGCCGAGGAGCTGTCGGTCACCCAGTCGGCGGTCAGTCAGCGGGTGCGCAAACTGGAGAGCCTGCTCGACATCCCGCTGTTCGACCGCGAACACCGCGCCATCGTGCTGACCGCGCAGGGCCGTGAACTGCTCAACGGGGTCAAGGTCGCGCTCCAGCACCTCACCTCGGCCACCCAGAGCCTGCGCCAGCGCGATACACGCCCGTTCCTGCGGCTTGGCTGTGACACCTCGATCGCTCAGCTCTGGCTGTTGCCGCGCCTCGCCCCGCTGCTGACGCAGGAAACCCCCTTTGCAATCGACCTCATCGCCAGCGATCAGGAGCAGGAGGTGCTCAGCGCCGATGTTGCCGTGATGCATGGCGATGGCAACTGGCCCGGCTTCGTCGCCCGCCCGCTCTTTGCCGACGAGATTTACCCGGTCTGCGCGCCGGATTACCTGGCCCGCCGCCCGATCAGCACACCCGATGACCTTCTGCGCGCCGATCTCATCGATCTCGACTACATGCACTGGAACTGGATGAACTGGGGGATATGGATGACCGAGACGGGCCTCGACCCGTCGGCGGCGCGTATCCTCATGCGCACGAACTCATACATGGCGCTGCTTGACGCGGCGCGCGCGGGGCTTGGGGTGGCGCTGGGCTGGGACCACCTGGTCGAAGCCGCCCTGCGCGACGGCAGCCTCGTGCGCCCCCTGGCCGAGAGCACCGATACGCATTTCGGCTATCACATCCTGCTCCGGCAGGGGGCAAGCGAAAACGCGCATCAACTGGCGCAGCTCATATACACCTCAGTCTGA